A stretch of DNA from Oculatellaceae cyanobacterium:
AAATTAGCAATTAGCAATTAGTAATTAGCAATTAGCGTAAAGTGAATCTTGATATTAAAAATTTTGAGATTCAACTAATTTAACTAATAGCTAAAAACTAACAGCTAACAGCTTAAGGAGAAACTATGGCAGTTAATAATACTGAAGAAGTAAAAGCGATCGCTCGTTACATTCGCATATCCCCCTATAAAGTGCGCCGAGTTCTCGATCAAATTCGCGGACGCTCCTATAGAGAAGCTTTAATCATTTTAGAGTTTATGCCTTACAAGGCTTGCGAACCAGTGCTAACAGTTTTACGTTCGGCTGTTGCTAACGCAGAACATAACGCTAATCTTGACCCAGCCAAGCTAGTAGTGTCTCAAGCTTTTGCAGATCAAGGCCCAGCACTAAAACGCTTTCGTCCGCGCGCTCAAGGCAGAGCTTACAAAATTCGCAAGCCAACCTGTCACATCACTGTAGCTGTGGCAGCACTCAACAATGAATAGTTTAGTTATTAGTTTTTAGGCGATTGTTTGCTATTCAAGCAGTTTTCTTCTAATAACTAACAACTAAAAACTTTTGATTAGAGGAAGTATTTGTGGGACAGAAAATTCATCCAATTGGTTTTAGGCTAGGAATTACCCAAGAGCATCGCTCTAGGTGGTTTGCCGATGCCAAGCATTATCCAGAATTGCTTCAAGAAGACCATAAAATTCGGCAGTATGTCGAAAAAAACTTAAGTAATGCTGGAATTTCTCAAGTAAGAATTGAGCGTAAAGCTGACCAGATTGAGTTAGAAGTACATACAGCTAGACCAGGTGTTGTAGTTGGTCGTGGCGGTACGGGTATTGAGTCTTTGCGTACTGGCTTGCAAACCGCGTTGGGTGGAAATCGCTCTATTCGGATCAACGTTGTAGAAGTTGCCCGCGTAGATGCTGAAGCCGGACTAATTGCTGAGTACATCGCTCAACAACTTGAACGCCGCGTATCTTTCCGCCGAGTTGTTAGACAAGCGATTCAACGGGCTCAACGCGCTGAAGTTCAAGGTATTAAAGTCCAGGTAAGTGGTCGCTTAAACGGTGCAGAAATTGCCCGTACAGAATGGACTCGTGAAGGTCGTGTGCCTTTGCACACTTTACGTGCTGACATTGACTATGCTTATCGCACTGCTAAAACCATTTATGGCATTTTAGGAGTCAAAGTCTGGATATTTAAAGGAGAAATTATCCCTGGTCAGGAAGAGCAACCAGCAGGTAATACGGCTCAACCTAAACGTCGCCAACAGCGCCGCCGCCAGCAATTTGAAGACCGCTCTAATGAAGGATGAGTTTTAAATAATCAAAAATGAAAACAGACGACTAATTGCTGCCTGTTTCACTACCTGATTACTGAGAATTCATGTTTCATAATTCATACTTCACACTTTCCTCGTCATGTTAAGTCCTAGAAGAACGAAATTTCGCAAACAACAGCGTGGGCGGATGGAAGGTCTAGCCACTCGCGGTAGCACGTTGAATTTTGGCGACTTTGGGCTTCAGGCTGTAGAACCAGCTTGGATTACTTCTCGCCAGATTGAAGCTAGCCGTCGTGCCATGAACCGCTATCTGCGTCGGGGTGGCAAAATTTGGATTCGGATATTTCCTGATAAACCAGTCACAATGCGCCCAGCCGAAACCCGTATGGGTTCTGGGAAAGGCTCTCCTGAGTTTTGGGTTGCCGTTGTAAAGCCAGGACGGATAATGTTTGAAATCAATGGCGTTCCCGAAGCTACTGCCCGTGAGGCTATGCGTTTGGCTTCTCACAAGTTACCCATTAAAACAAAATTCATCTCTCGTGAAGAAGGGAGCGTCTGAGTTATGCCTCTACCAAAAGTAGCAGATGCTAGAAAATTAAGCGATCAAGAACTGCTAGATGAAATTGTAGCGGTCAAGCGGCAACTGTTTGAGTTGCGATTCCAACAAGCAACTCGACGTTTGGAAAAGCCACATCAGTTTAATCATGCCCGCCACAGACTAGCTCAATTGATGACTGTGGAACATGAGCGCAAACTGGGGATCGCCCAAACGACCAGTGCTGACTCTGAACCGTCACAGGTCTAATTATTGAGGAGTAAGTGACAATGGCAGTAAAAGAACGAGTTGGTTTAGTTGTCAGCGACAAAATGGATAAAACCGTTGTAGTGGCAATAGAAAACCGCTCATCCCATACTAAGTATGGAAAAATAGTAGTCCGTACAAAGCGATATAAAGCTCACGACGAAGAAAATAAGTGCAAAGAAGGCGATCGCGTTCGGATTCAAGAAACTCGCCCACTCAGCCGCACTAAACGTTGGGTTGTTGCTGAAATCATTAATAGCACCTCTCAAGCCTAATTAGCTGTTAGCTGTTAGCTGTTAGCAATTAGCTAATTGCTAATCACTAATCGCTCTCTACTAACAACTAACAACTGTAAGGAACATAACAATGATTCAACAAGAGTCTTATCTAAATGTGGCGGATAATAGTGGCGCACGTAAATTGATGTGCATCCGCGTATTAGGTTCTGGTAATAGGCGTTACGGTGGCGTAGGCGATGTGATCATTGCTGTCGTTAAGGATGCCATTCCCAATATGGCGGTGAAAAAGTCAGACGTAGTTAGAGCAGTGATTGTTCGGACTAAAAAGACTATGCGCCGCGAAAGTGGTATGAGTATTCGCTTTGACGATAATGCTGCTGTACTGATCAACCCTGAAGGTAATCCTAGAGGGACACGGGTATTTGGCCCAGTGGCGCGTGAACTGCGCGACAAAAACTTCACTAAAATCGTTTCTCTGGCTCCAGAGGTACTTTAAATGGCAAATACTATGGGCAAAGGTACTAAAAAAGGTGCCAAGAATCTACCTCTGCATTCCAAAATGCACGTAAAAAAAGGTGATACTGTTCAGGTAATTTCTGGACGGAACAAAGGGAAAGTCGGCGAAATTATCAAGTCACTTCCCCAACTTAGCCAAGTAGTTGTTAAAGGGGTAAACGTTAAAACTAAGCACGTTAAACCCCAACAAGAAGGAGAGTCTGGTCAAATCGTCACTTTTGAAGGACCAATTCACAGTTCAAATGTGATGCTTTATTCGACTAAGCAAAAAGTAGCCAGTCGCGTCTGTTATACATTTACCGAAGATGGACGCAAAGTCAGAATGCTGAAAAAAACTGGTGAAATTATTGATTAGTAGTTAGCCGTTAGCTAACAGCTAAAAGCTAAAAGCAGGAAATTAATTCAGTTCCTGACCAAGCCCAGGAACGACTAAAATACACAATCATGGCACAACGACTAAAAACCCAGTATCAAGAGACTATTCTACCCAAGCTGATGGAACAGTTTGGTTACAAAAATATCCATCAAGCACCTAAATTACTAAAGGTTACAGTTAATAGAGGTCTTGGGGAGGCATCTTCTAACGCTAAGGCGCTGGAATCTTCTTTGAGTGAAATTGCACTGATTACTGGTCAAAAACCAGTGGTGACGCGAGCTAAAAAAGCGATCGCAGCTTTCAAACTCCGCCAAGGTATGCCTGTTGGAGTTATGGTGACACTGCGATCAGATCGGATGTATGCCTTTGTAGATCGATTAATTAATCTAGCACTGCCTAGAATTAGGGACTTTCGAGGCATTAGTCCCAAAAGCTTTGATGGTCGCGGAAACTATAGCTTAGGCATTAGAGAACAGCTAATTTTTCCTGAAGTAGAATACGACAGAATCGATCAAATTCGCGGCATGGATATTTCCATTATTACTACAGCAAATACCGACGAAGAGGGCCGCGCCTTACTCAAAGAAATGGGAATGCCCTTCCGGGATAGTTAAGGCAGTTTCAATTAAAGAGGGAACAATGGCGGCTAACGACACAATTGCAGATATGCTAACTCGCATTCGGAATGCGAATCTGGCACGGCATCAAACAACAGAAATACCAGCAACAAAAATGACCCGTAGTATTGCCAAAGTCTTGAAAGATGAAGGCTTTATTACTGAGTTTGAAGAAGCGGGCGAAGGGGTTAAGAAAAAACTGGTGGTTTCCTTAAAATATAAGGGTAAAAACCGTCAACCAATTGTTACGGCGTTAAAGCGGATCAGCAAACCAGGGTTGCGTGTTTACTCAAATCGTAAAGACCTACCCCGTGTGTTGGGCGGTATTGGCATCGCAATTATTTCTACCTCCAGTGGCATTATGACTGACCGCGAAGCGCGTCGTCAGGGACTGGGTGGAGAAGTGCTTTGTTATGTATGGTAAATCTCAGCACTCAGAAGTCAGAAATCAAACTAATTTTTCTGAATTCTTTTTTCTGGGTTCTGAATTTTTAAGGAGTAATCATTCATGTCTCGGATTGGCAAGCGCCCCATTAATATTCCTGGTAAAGTGACGGTGGCGATTGAAGGTCAACACGTCGGAGTTAAAGGCCCAAAAGGTGAATTATCCAGGGTTTTGCCTGCTGAAGTCACAGTAGAGCAGGAAGGGGACACTCTTGTAGTAAAGCGACGCAATGAGTCACGACCCGCTCGTCAACTCCACGGTTTATCTCGTACCTTAGTTGCCAATATGGTAGATGGGGTATCCGAAGGCTTTCAAAAACGTTTAGAAATCCAAGGTGTTGGTTATAGAGCGCAAGTTCAAGGTCGTAACCTGATTTTGAACGTAGGTTATAGCAAGCCTGTAGAAATTACACCTCCTGATGGTATTCAGGTGGCAGTAGAAAATAACACTAACGTCGTTGTCAGTGGCATTGATAAAGAAGTTGTGGGAAATACAGCAGCTAAAATTCGTGATATCCGCCCACCAGAACCCTACAAAGGTAAAGGCATTCGCTATGCCGGAGAAGTAGTCAGACGTAAAGCTGGAAAGGCAGGTAAGAAGTAGAGATGAAATTAACTCGTAAAGAATCAGTACGTCGTCGCCACAAGCGGGTGCGCCGCCAGGTAACTGGCACTTCAGAACGACCACGTTTAGCTGTTTTTCGCTCTAATCAGCACATTTATGTGCAGGTGATTGACGATACCCAGCAACATACTTTAGCTGCTGCGTCAACTTTAGAACCAGATCTCAAGTCAACATTAGCATCAGGAGCGAATTCTCAAGCCGCTTCTGAAGTCGGCAAGTTAATTGCACAACGAGCGTTAGCTAAAGGTATTCAACAAGTAGTCTTTGATCGCGGCGGTAATCTGTATCACGGTCGTGTTAAAGCTTTGGCAGATGCGGCTCGTGAAGGCGGATTAGAGTTCTAAAGAAGCTAGTTGTAATTTAAATGGTTTAGGAAAAAACTATGGCAAAAGAACGTCGCAAAAGCAGTCGTGCGAAGGAAAAAGAAATAACCTTCCAAGAGAGGGTAATTCAAATTCGTCGCGTCAGCAAGGTCGTAAAGGGAGGCAAAAAACTTAGCTTCCGTGCGATCGTAGTTGTTGGCAATGAGCGTGGTCAAGTGGGCGTTGGGGTAGGCAAAGCCAGCGACGTTATTGGAGCAGTTCGTAAGGGTGTTGCTGACGGCAAAAAGCACTTGATTGATGTTCCCTTAACCAAAGCTAATTCTATTCCCCATCCCATTAATGGAACTGGTGGAGGCGCTAAGGTAATGATGCGACCAGCAGCACCTGGTACGGGTGTAATCGCTGGTGGAGCAGTGCGTACAGTTCTGGAGTTATCCGGTGTGCGTAACATCTTAGCAAAGCAACTGGGTTCTAATAATCCCTTGAATAATGCTAGAGCTGCTGTTAATGCTTTGTCTACTTTGCGTACATTGTCAGAAGTAGCTGAAGAAAGAGGCATACCTCTAGAAAACCTCTACGCTTAACAATCGCGCTTGCTAACAGCTTTATACTAAACAGGACGGGACACTCAGACCTATCTTAATTGCTAGGTGAGTAGAGATTTTAAACACATTAAACTCTACAAAAATTACCATTTGACGGACGAACATCAACGCTTTTAGAGGTAGCGTTGCCGCCACTATCTGAGAATTTAAGGCGCGAAGTCGGGCAACCAAACCGCGCAGTCTCGCCCAATCATCCCCGTTACTAAAAGCGTGTGGGGATAATTTACATAACTAACTTGCGTTGTCAGTAGTTTAGGTCAAGAACATGAGACTATCAGATGCCAAGCCTAAAAAAGGCTCAAAAAAACGTCCTCGCCGAATTGGTCGGGGTATTGCCGCAGGTCAAGGTGCTAGCGGTGGTTTTGGGATGCGTGGTCAAAAATCGCGCTCAGGTCGCAGCACTAGACCTGGTTTTGAGGGTGGACAAATGCCTTTGTATCGGCGTTTGCCTAAATTAAAACACTTTACTGTTATAAATCGTAAACATTACACTACGATCAACGTAGGTAAGCTGGCATCACTTCCTGCCAACAGCGAGGTTACTTTACTTTCTCTCACAGAAGCTAAAATTGTCACGAGCAATAAAGAACCTCTGAAAATTTTAGGTGATGGGGAACTGAACGTAGCACTCAATGTGAAAGCTGCAGCTTTCACAGCAGGGGCTCGGACTAAAATCGAAGCCGCTGGTGGAACTTGCGAAGTTATCTAAAGCTACTCAGATTGAGCATAGTGGATGCCAGCGCCCGCACAAGCGTAGAGGTAGGATTTCATGGTCGTTAGTCGAGATAAAGCCCCAACTGCTCAAGAAACCTTTATGCAGATGGCTCAAGCGGCTGGCCTTAGAGGTCGGCTGCTGGTCACTATCGGTCTGCTAATTTTGGTTCGCCTTGGCGTTCATATACCTATACCAGGTATTGACAGGGTTAGGTTTGCTCAGGATATTCAAAATAGCCCAGTAATTGGGTTTTTAGACATTTTCTCTGGTGGCGGAATTTCGGCAGTAGGAATTTTTGCTTTGGGGATTTTGCCTTATATTAATGCTTCCATCATTCTGCAATTATTAACTGCTGCTATTCCCTCTTTGGAAAATTTGCAGAAAAATGAAGGGGAAGCTGGGCGTAGAAAGATTTCTCAAATTACCCGTATTGTATCCTTGGGATGGGCTTTGGTTCAAAGTATAGGCATTGCGTTGTGGGTACAGCGTTATGCTATTGCTGGAAATACTGGTTTTATATTCATCGCTCAAACAGCTTTAGCACTCACAGCAGGCTCCATGTTTGTTATGTGGGTGTCAGAGTTAGTTACTGAGCGTGGGATTGGTAACGGCGCATCTTTGCTGATTTTTATCAACATTGTTTCTGTTTTACCACGTTCGCTAGGGCAAACTTTAGAACTTGCTCAAACTGGCGATCGCGAAATTCTTGGTAGAGTAATTATTCTGCTGTTAGTTTTCTTGGTAATGATTGTCGGCATTGTGTTTGTTCAAGAAGGAACACGCCGAATTCCAATTATATCTGCACGTAGGCAAGTAGGTCGTCGTCTTTACCGAGAACGTACCAGTTATCTACCACTACGACTAAATCAGGGTGGGGTAATGCCGATTATATTTGCATCGGCAGTATTGGTTTTACCAGCTTCTTTAGCTCAGTTTACTCAAAATAGTGCTGACAAGCCGTTTTTAGGAACTTTGCATCAATTTTTCAACCAAGCTGCTAATTATCTCAGCCCAACTGGTCAAACACCTTGGCTGTATGTAGCTTTTTATGTGTTCCTAATTGTTTTCTTCAGCTATTTTTACGCCTCCTTGATTATTAATCCAGTGGATATGTCCCAGAACCTGAAAAAAATGGGAGCTAGTATTCCTGGAATTCGTCCTGGTAGTACAACTAGTGATTATATTGAGCGGGTTTTGAATAGACTGACTTTGCTAGGAGCGATTTTTCTCGGATTGGTCGCGATTGTTCCCACAGCCGTTGAAAGTACCATTGGTGTCACGACATTTAAGGGGCTGGGAGCGACATCTTTGCTGATTATTGTAGGTGTTGCAATTGATACAGCAAAGCAAATTCAAACTTATGTGATCTCCCAAAGATATGAAGGGATGGTCAAGCAGTAACCCAAGTTGCTGCAAAATTAGTTTTTGTCATTGTTCAGTTGTTAATTAGGAGGGCGCACCAGGCAACAAAAATTCAAAGATATTTGTGGATTTGGAATTTTTTAGCCAGTGTGCAGAAGTTTAGTGACACGATTGATTTTTTTGGGGCCACCAGGGGCAGGTAAAGGCACTCAAGCCAAAATTTTGGCTGATAGCTGTGGAATTCCTCATATTTCAACAGGTGATATTTTACGAGCAGCAATTGCAGAACAATCGTCACTTGGAAAATTAGCACAGGCTTATATGGCTAGAGGCGACTTAGTTCCCGATGCTCTCATCCTAGATATCATCCGTGAACGTCTCAGCCAAACTGATGCCCAAAAAGGTTGGATTCTAGATGGCTTTCCCAGAAATGTTAGTCAAGCATCTTTTTTGGATGATTTGCTACAGGAAATGAGCCAAGTTTCTGATAAAGCGGTTAATTTGGAAGTTCCTGATGAGGTGTTAGTCGTTCGTCTGCTGGGGCGCGGACGAACTGATGATAATGAAGAAACTATTAGGAGACGTTTGGAAGTTTATCGTAACCAAACGGCTCCTTTGATTGATTTCTACAGCAACCGCCAAGCTTTAGTTTCTGTTGATGGTAATCGCACTCCTGAAGAAGTTACCGAAGCACTCAAACAGATAGTTAATAACTGATTGATGGCAGTAGGAATCAAAGCTTAGTTTTACCAATAGGAACAGAGAGAAGCTTATGGCTTTCTCTCTGTTCTTAGTTGGTAAATTTTTGATAAAATATGTAAATTACCTCTTGACTAACACTCCCCTTAACAAAGTGGTTTTCAAATGGTAATAGCTAATAATTATTTAGCAACTGGCAACATTGAGGTAAACACGACTTGGCTAAACAAGATTTAATCGAAATGGAAGGCACTGTGACTGAATCACTGCCTAACGCGATGTTCAGAGTTGATCTAGACAATGGTTTTAATGTGTTAGCTCATATCTCTGGCAAAATCCGTCGCAATTACATCAAAATTTTGCCAGGCGATCGCGTAAAAGTAGAATTGACTCCCTATGATTTAACTAAAGGCAGAATCACTTATCGTCTTCGTAATAAAAAGTAACGTTACTGAGTTGCTCATTGCAATAGACAAAATTGTTTCAATTAAATATTTGAAGCTAAAATTGCTGAAATTGTACAGAAGTGTTATAATCTAGAGCTTGCAGTGTTGCCCAAATAGGCATGAAAGTTCGAGCATCCGTCCGAAAAATATGTGATAAATGCCGCGTCATCCGTCGTCGCGGTCGAGTCATGGTCATCTGTTCTAATCCAAAACACAAACAACGGCAGGGATAACCCACCTAGCCGGTACAAACAGCACTTATAGCACAAATGTATAACTAGGGAGAAAAAAAGCGTGGCACGGATTGCTGGAGTAGACCTTCCGCGTGACAAACGTGTCGAAATTGGTCTGACTTATATCTATGGAATCGGGCTATCGCGGTCGCATGAGATTTTGACAGCAACAGGAGTTAATCCTGATACACGAGTCAAAGACTTATCTGATGCGGACGTTGCTGCTCTGCGCGAGTCCATAGAAAAAGACTATCAAGTTGAAGGGGATCTCAGGCGCTGGGAAGCAATGAACATCAAGCGCCTGATTGACATCGGTAGCTATCGTGGTCGCCGTCATCGTATGGGACTACCAGTACGAGGTCAGCGAACCCGCACCAATGCCAGAACCCGTCGGGGACGGCGTAGTACCGTCGCTGGCAAGAAAAAGGCACCAGGCAAGAAGTAATTGCTTAATTGCTTTATGGATGAATGCCAACTTAATTACCACTTCACTATTGTCAAATAGACCGTCATGGCTCGACAACCTAAAAAAACAGGTGCAAAGAAGCAAAAACGCAACGTACCCAACGGAGTAGCTTACATCCAGTCAACCTTTAACAACACGATCATCACAATCGCTGATAACGGTGGAGATGTGATTTCTTGGGCATCTTCTGGTTCTAGCGGATTCAAAGGCGCTAAAAAAGGAACACCATTTGCGGCTCAGACGGCTGCTGAAGGTGCAGCACGTCGTGCAATGGATCAAGGAATGCGCCAAATTGAAGTGATGGTTAGTGGGCCAGGTGCAGGTAGAGAAACTGCAATTAGGTCGCTTCAAGGCTCAGGGCTGGAAATAACTCTAATTCGCGATGTTACGCCGATTCCTCATAACGGCTGCCGTCCTCCCAAGCGACGTAGAGTCTAACTAAATATTTCTTTTGGATAAAGAAATTTAGGTGATGTCAGCGAAATTTGGCTATTGATCAGCAATGCTCAAAAATACCAAAAAGCTGGCGATCGTAAGATCCGCATCCTCAAACAGGCATTGTTGTTAGGAGCAAAGCAGAGGAAGGCTGGATATTGCTTTTTAGGGGTTTTATGAACAAGGGAGGTCACTCCGTGGCGCAGTTTCAGATCGAGTGTGTAGAGTCAAAAACGGAGAAGAATCAGAGCCAATATAGCAAATTTGTCTTGGAGCCTCTTGAACGGGGTCAAGGCACAACCGTTGGCAACGCCCTGAGACGGGTATTGCTATCAAACTTGGAAGGAGCAGCCGTAACAGCAGTGCGGATTGCTGGTGTAAATCATGAATTTGCCACCATTCCAGGGGTACGGGAGGATGTGCTGGAAATTTTGCTGAACATGAAGGAAATAGCCCTCAAAAGCTATACATCTCAGCCCCAAATCTGTCGGCTGAATGTACAAGGTCCAGCAAGAGTTATGGCTGCTCAGTTTGATCTGCCCTCAGAAGTTGAAATTGTCGATCCCAACCAATACGTTGCCACATTGGCGGACAACGCTCGGTTGGAAATGGAGTTTCGGATAGAAAAGGGTAAAGGCTACAGATCAGTTGATCGAACTCGTGATGAGGCAGCAGTTTTAGACTTTCTTCAGATTGACGCTGTATTCATGCCAGTACAGAAAGTTAACTACAGCGTTGAGGATGCCCGTATTGATGGCTCTCTTGATAAAGATCGGTTGCTGTTAGAAATTTGGACTAATGGCAGTCTCAGCCCTCAAGAAGCTCTCAGTGAAGCAGCCAGGATTCTGGTAGATTTGTTCAGCCCCCTAAAAGATATCAGTCTGGAGTCAATCAAAGACGAATATCAGGCTGATGAAGATCCCACAAGTCAAATCCCCATTGAAGAATTGCAGCTATCAGTAAGGGCATACAACTGCCTGAAGCGGGCGCAAATTAACTCTGTAGCTGATTTACTGGATTATACCCAGGAAGATTTGCTAGAGATTAAGAACTTTGGGCAAAAATCTGCTGAAGAAGTGATCGAAGCTTTGCATAAACGTTTAGGAATTATGCTGCCACACGAAAAATCGGCAAAGCCTAGCTGATAGTTTTGGCAGTGAATTCATTTTTTAGGAGTGTATAAAAGAGGTGCAAGATGCGTCACAGGTGTCGTGTTGATAAACTCGGCAAGCCCGCTGACCAGCGTCGTGCTTTATTAAGAGCGCTGGCAACTGAGTTAATTCGTCATGGACGGATTACAACAACTAAGACAAGGGCAAAGGCTGTTCGCTCAGAAGTAGAAAAGATGGTGACGTTAGCTAAAGATGGTTCTTTATCTGCACGTCGCCAAGCTTTGGGCTATATATATGACAAACAGCTTGTTCACGCCTTGTTTGAGCAAGTCGGTACTCGCTATAGCGATCGCCATGGTGGATACACCCGTATTGCCAGAACAGTGCGCCGCCGTGGAGATAATGCCGAAATGGCAATCATTGAGCTAGTCTGACCTGACTAAATTTTTTTCATGTCAGAAAGCCTGCCTTTATTAACCCAGCGAGTTGCTCTGGTAATTCAATACCTGGGCACTCATTTTCATGGATGGCAGAGACAAGCAAATGGGCGTACTGTTCAAGAAGAAATTGAAACAGTACTTTCTGATGTACTGAAAAAATCTGTGACTTTACATGGTGCTGGTCGCACTGATACAGGTGTCCATGCAGCAGCACAAGTCGCACATTTTGATGCTACAGGCCCAATCCCAGCAGAGCGCTGGGCTGCTATTCTCAACAGCCGATTGCCCCAGGATATTTTGATTCGGGGTTCAGCCGCCGTGCCTCCCACCTGGCACGCTCGCTTTAGTGCCAGTTGGCGACGGTATAGATATATCATTTATACCGACCCCAAACCTAACTTGTTTGTGAGGCAATTCAGTTGGCATTATTATCATGAACCCTTGGATGAATCTTTGATCCAGGCTGCTTTAGACCCATTGATTGGTTACAAGCATTTAGCAGCTTTCCGAAGAGCGAATTCAGGGCGATCGCATTCCTGGGTAGATGTTCAGGAAGTACAATGCCAACGGATGGGGCCATTTATTCATATTGAAATTCAAGCCAGTGGATTTTTGTATGGCATGGTGCGGTTGCTGGTGGGAATGCTAGTGCAAGTTGGTGCAAAAGAGCGCTCGCCAGAAAACTTTACTCAAATTTGGGTGAATGAACACCGCCATCAAGTCAAATACGCAGCACCAGCAAAGGGTCTATGCTTGTTGCGCGTTGGCTATCCAGAGTCGCCGTTTCCACCAGAAGTTTGGTTTGATACCCAGCCGAAATTTCTTTTGCCTACGATCACCTCAACAGAATATTGCCTGATCTAAAAGTTGGAAAGTTGGGAGCTAAAACGTTTTCTCGTTTCAATCCCACTTGCCTACCTTAAGATCCCCCTTAAAGATCAACAAAAGCTATGAACAAAACTTTCCTTCCCTCTGTAAACACCCTTGAAAGAAACTGGTATGTAGTAGATGCTGCTGACCAGCGTTTGGGGCGTTTAGCTAGTGAAATCGCCATGATTTTAAGAGGTAAAAACAAACCCTCTTATACCCCTCACATGGATACTGGCGACTTCGTGATTGTTCTCAATGCTGAAAAAATCGTCGTCACTGGTAAAAAACGTACTCAAAAAGTTTATCGCCGCCATTCTGGACGACCAGGCGGGATGAAAACCGAAACGTTTGCCAAATTACAAGCGCGTATACCAGAAAGAATTATTGAAGAAGCAGTGCGCGGAATGCTGCCTAAAAATTCATTAGGACGGCAACTATTCACGAAACTGAAAGTTTACGAGGGTTCTACCCATCCTCATGCAGCGCAACAGCCCCAAGAACTCAAAATCAATACTATTCCAGGAGGTCAAGACTAATGCAAGCAACAGATCAAAGCGGTCGCGCTGTTTATTGGGGTACTGGTCGCCGTAAGTCATCAGTCGCAAGAGTGAGATTAGTCCCAGGTAGCGGTCAAATGATCATTAATGGTCGCCCTGGAGAACAATACTTCCAGTTCAATAGCAATTATATTTCAGCAGCAAAAGCTCCTCTAGAAACGCTAGGACTAGAAAATGAGTATGACATTTTAGTTAATGCTCATGGAGGCGGTTTAACTGGACAATCTGACTCCGTGCGTTTAGGAGTAGCCAGAGCTTTATGTGAACTAGACCCAGATAACCGCAAGCCTTTAAAAACTGAAGGCTACTTA
This window harbors:
- the rpsI gene encoding 30S ribosomal protein S9; translation: MQATDQSGRAVYWGTGRRKSSVARVRLVPGSGQMIINGRPGEQYFQFNSNYISAAKAPLETLGLENEYDILVNAHGGGLTGQSDSVRLGVARALCELDPDNRKPLKTEGYLTRDPRATERKKYGLHKARKAPQYSKR